AAACAGAAAAGATGTGCATCACATTGCCCATTTAATTGAACAATATCAAGTCACCATCCTCCCAACATCACCAACATTTTTAAATCTAATATTGCTCAATAAAGTTCATCTCACACATGATCTTTCATCACTCAAAATGATTACTTATGGAACAGAATCTATGCCCCAATCTCTTCTTTCAAGACTCCAAGAAGCTTTTCCAAAAACCAAATTTTTGCAAACCTTTGGAACAAGCGAAACGGGGATCATGCAAACTTCTAGCGAAAAATCAGGTTCACTCTTTATGAAAATCTCTGATCCATCTGTGCAATACAAAGTCGTCAACAACGAATTATGGATCAAATCGCCAACTCAAGTTCTTGGATATCTCAACGCTAGTATGGAAAGCTTTGAAGATGGATATTTTAAAACGGGTGATTTAGTAGAAACAAAACTCATTAATGGCGAAGAATACATTCGAATCATTGGAAGATCCAAAGAGCTTATCAATGTAGGCGGAGAAAAGGTTTTACCTCAAGAAATCGAAGGAATTATCCTGCAAATCGATGGTGTAATGGATTGCTTGGTTTATGGAGAGAGTAATCCCATTACAGGACAAAGTGTTTCATGTGATGTCATCATAGATAAAGAAAAAATCAATCAAAATGACATAAAAAAAATCATTCGCTCTTTTTGCAAAGACAAAATTGAAAGATACAAGATTCCTTCTAAAGTAACTCCTGTTACTTCGCTTTCTTTCAGCGAAAGATTTAAAAAAACTCGCCAAACAATCAAAGAAGAAAACAAATGAAAGCCTTATTTAAAAACTCTTACATCTAAGCAATTTACACCTGCATCGCATCAAAGATCGTTTATCTTATCGTTTCACACACGATTGCTTCGCGATACACTCCATGACATACAACATTCAACAATAAAAAGTGCTCAACAAAATCATAAAACTACAGCATTAGAAATTATACATCTACCATATGGAATCAACAAAGCTTCTTTTAAATTCATAATGACAGAGATGATACAAGAATGGAGCAAAGTTTATGATGAACAATACATTCAACAAATCTCCCAAGAATATCCCTTAGGGATAGGAATGCCAAAACAAATAACTCCACTTATCTGCTTTCTCCTTTCTCTAGATTCAAGTTGGATAACTGGACAAAATATCATCATAAATGGAGGTGCAAGCCTATGAAACTCAAATGCAACAACATAACTATGCTAAAATTTAATCTAAAAAGTAAGGACCCTCAAAAATGGAACAAAAAGTTTATAGAATCCTTGGTGATATTCTTCAAATAAAAGTCGATCACTCCACCTCAATTTCGATGCACAATACTCCAGAATGGTCATCTATTGCTCACATTGACATCATTATGAGCTTAGAGGAAGAGTTTAATATTCTTTTTTCTGAGGATGATCTACCTCTCTTAATCTCACAAGAAGCTATCATTTCTAAAGTTTCTCAACTTGTTAACGCTCAATAATCCCATCCATCATATTGGTTGCGCCACGCAAAGCATTGAAAAAGAGCTTCCTATTTTTTTAAAACTTGGTTTTAAAATAGAAGATAGTTTCATCGATGAAGATCAGAAAGTGCGCGGAACTTTTATCACAAAAGATCAATATCGCCTTGAATTATTGGAGAATCTTGATCCTGATGGTCCTCTAACGCAATACCTTAAACAAAAAACAAAAATGTATCATATCGCTTACCAAAGCTCAAACCTTGAAGGTGATTTGGAAAAACTCAAAATGCGAGATATTCCTCTAGGGGGGGGGGGTGATAGTGAAACCAATCATGAAAGCAAACTACTTCAAAAGACTCTGTTTTATAATGATGAAAAATTATCTTCTGATTGAGTTGGTAGAAACGTATGATTGATCTTTATTCAAAAAATCTAAAACGCTCGGATTTGCTTCATTTTCAAAATACCTGCGATGAATTAATTCATAAATCCATTACTATCAATATTCATCGTAATCATGCATTTGAGCCTGTTGGAAGCATCATCAATGCATTTTTATCCCAAAGTGGTTTAATCGCTAAATTTCAAATTGGACCATATGATGATTCTTTGAGCTTTGATAATCTCCAAAAAAGTCATCTAGAAATCATCTGGGTTGATCTTTCTCGCTACAAAAACAATCCCTTAGAACACATATCAAAACAAATCAAGTATCTCAAAACACTTACCACATCCCCAATTCTTCCTATTTTTATGGATATCCACTGCCGATTTAATCTTTCTCATTTGCAAGAAGATAATGTTCTTTTTCTCTCTTCATTTATTCAACAAGAAGATTTAGATGACAAAAAGTCAAGCATTACTGGCACAAGACTTGGGAATAAGGCTTGTATCAAAATTGCACAATTTTTAGGACTTAGAGAAATCCCCTCATTGCTTCTTCCTTCACTCAAAGCAATTGTTCTTGATTTGGACAATACTCTTTATAGTGGAATACTTGGCGAAGATGGGATTGATAATCTTGTTTTAACTCAAGAACATAAAAAACTACAAGAAAAAATCTTAGATTATAAAAACAAAGGCTTTTTATTGGCTCTTGCCTCAAAAAATGAAGAGCAGCATGTTCAAGAAATGTTTCATAAACGTAAAGATTTTCCACTCCAATGGAAAGATTTCGATACAAAAGAAGTCAACTGGAATCCAAAAAGTCAAAATATTCAAAAGATTGCACAATTTTTCAATTTTGGACTTGATTCTCTCCTCTTTATTGATGACAATATCGCAGAAATTGAATCTGTCAAATCCCTTAATATCAAAACAATTCTTGCCATTTCTCCAACAAAAGTGCTAGAAACACTAGAGCTCTTTCCTCAAATGCACAAAAAAGCAATTACCAATGAAGATATACTGCGTTCAGCAGACATTCAAGCAAATCAATTAAGACAACAACTCAGCAATCTCTCTCAAAAAGAATACTTTCAAAATTTGCAAATTTCACTTATTTTCTCTATCGACAATCTTAACAACATTCAACGCATCACAGAACTTCTTAATAAAACCAATCAATTCATCTCCGGTTATACTCGCCCTACGCTAAATCAAGTTGAGGAATGGTTTAGAAATCCACATCTTTCAATTGCTACTATTGCAATGAGTGACAAGCTAAGTGATAGTGGAATTATTGCAATCTTTATAGGCGAAAAGATCAAGCATCAACTCGCATTGCGCGATCTTTGTATTAGCTGCAGAGCACTAGGAAGAAAACTCGAAGAAATCATGCTTTTCAAAGCTATTTCTCTTCTTAAAGAGAAGCTAGGAATTCTCTCACCGACTACAGATATCTACTTCAAAAAAGGAGAAAGAAATTCGCCCTTTTTGGATTTTCTGCAAAAACTTCCTCAACACAGTGCCAGCCAAAATATATATACTACTATCGATGAAATAGTCAATACTGATGGTTTAAATATCAAGGAGGAGAAAAATGAAAGATTTTGATTCTTTTATGCAGTCCCAATACAATGAGGGATTTTATTCCCACAAAGAGCTTCAACAAATAGGATTTGCATCTATAGGGAAAAACGTTCTACTCTCAAGACTCGCCAAAATCTATGGCGCTTCAAAAATTTCCCTTGGAAACAATGTCAGAATTGATGACTTTGTAATCTTAAGCGGAAAGATTGAAATTGGGAATTTTGTGCACATCGGAGCCTTTTCATCTATAACTGGTGGAAATTCTGGAGTTATTGTCGGAGATTTTTGCAACATGAGCTCTTATTGCAAAATTTTTGCTGTAAGCGATAATTTTTTTGAAGGATACCTTGCTGGCTCATGCATACCCGCTAACTTTAGAAAACTCAGAGATGCTCAAGTCGTCTTGGAAAGATTCAATAACTTTGGAAGCCATAGCCTAGCTCTTCCAGAGAGTTATTTCCCAACTGGATCAAGTCTTGGCCCAATGAGTGTCAATCTTGGAAAAAAATTTGAAGAGTGGGGTTATTATCTTGGGAATCCGGCAAGAAAATTATCTCTTATCGATCAAAATCAAGTCCTAAAACTTGAAAAGGAATTTCTATCTTCCATAAAAGAGACAATGGGGGGGGGGGATAAACAATACCAAACAATAACTGACATCAAAAGGATTGCATCATGAATCACCTCATGCAATCCCAATACAATGAAGGATTTTATTCATATGAAGAACTTCAAAAAATAGGATTTGCTTCTGTAGGGAAAAATGTCCTACTCTCAAGGTTAGCTAGAATCTATGGTGCTTCAAAAATTTCTATTGGGAACAATGTCAGAATTGATGACTTTGTAATTTTAAGTGGAAAGATTAAAATTGGGAATTTTGTGCACATCGGAGCCTTTTCATCCATCACCGGTGGAGATTCTGGAGTTACTATTGGAGATTTTTGCGGGATGAGTAGTCATGTTAAGGTCCTTGCTATAAGCGATGATTATAGTGGAGAAACCCTTACTAATCCCTGCATACCCAATCAATACAAAAACATTACAAAAAAACAAATTATCATTGAAAAGCATTGCATTGTTGGATGTGGCTCAACAATTCTCCCCAACGCCTTTTTAAGCGAAGGAAGCTCAATAGGAGCAATGAGTCTCATCGTTCGAAAAACAAAACCTTGGGGAGTCTATTTTGGAATTCCAGCAAAAAGAATCAAGGAAAGAAAAAAAGATCTACTTAAACTTGAAAAAGAATTTTTATCTTCTATAAAAGAGACAATGGGGGGGGGGATAAACTAGATTTAACACTTTTACTAGGGGGATTATGTGCGTAAAATCAAAATCGGATATTTTGCAGATGGAATTTGGTCACATTATGCATTTCTAAAAATAAAAAATGATCCACGATTTGAATTTGCCTTTATTGTCCCACGATTTGACACTCAAGATCACACTCTTTTTGATTTTGCTCAAAGATTTAGTATCCCATACATTAAATCAAAGGACATTAATTCAGAAGAATTTATTAAAAAAATCAATCACTATCAAAGCGAAATTTTTGTCTCTATGAGTTTTAATCAAATTTTCAAAGAACCTCTCATATCTCTTCCTAAACTCAAGACCATCAATTGCCACGCAGGGAAGCTTCCCTCCTATCGGGGAAGAAATATCTTAAATTGGGTCCTCATCAACGATGAAAAAGAATTTGGGATCACCGTTCATTATATAGATGAGGGAATTGATACAGGAGACATTATTCTGCAACGCACTTATCCAATATCAGAGCAAGATGACTATTCAACTCTTCTAAAAAAAGCTCACATAGAATGTGCCACTGTCCTACATGAAGCTTTGATTCTTTTTTACAATCATCAAGTTTTCCCCACTCCACAAGACCATGAGAGAGGCTTCTATTGCCCGATGAGAATTCTCGGGGATGAGCTAATTGACTGGAATCAAAACTCAAGAAACATTTTTAATTTTATTAGATCGCTCAATACCCCAAACTTAGGAGCAAAAAGCTATATTGACCAAAAACCAATAACAATTTTCAAAAGCCAACTTATTCCCAATGCACCAAACTATATTTCTACACCTGGAGTAGTGGTGGGAGTTCATAAGAATGATATAATTGTTAAAACTTTAGACAATACCATCAGAATTACAGATTATTTATTTGATGGGAAAATTAAAATTGGCGATAGGTTAAAAAATGAGACAAATTTATAAATACAATATGAAGAGATTTCTAGAGGGCGAATTAGTCGACCTATATATCCCATCTGAAAAGTTTATACAAACCAATCAAACCTTTGAATGGTGGAACAATAGCAAAATAACAAAATTTTTAGAATCCGGAATAAAACGAAATACCCTAGATGATCAATTAGAATATTTTAAAAACACTCAAAATATTACCTTCTTTTATGATGATAAAACCTCAATTATAGGAACAACAATACTACAAGATATTAATGCCTCCAAAAAAACAGCAATAATAGGTTTTATTAGAGGAGAAGCAAAAAAAGATAATACCCCCCCCCTACAAACCCTAGAGGCAATTGCACATACCATGGATTATGCTTTTAATACCTTGGAATTAGAAAGAATATTCGCTATTCATCATATTGGTCATATTCGCTTTTCGCATCTTCTATCTCTACTTGGATATAGACTAGAGGGCATCTTTCGAAAGGATTTTATTAAAAATGATTGGAGCGAGATTGATGACAGAATTCATACTGTATGCCATAGAGAAGACTACAATCTAATCATTTCAAAGAGAGGAGGATCATTGTGGGATCAACACAAAAAAATGCTTCAAAGAGCAAAATTACTTCCAAAAACCCCTTTTCATATTCTCTTACAAGACTTTTTTAATTCTCACCGTGACTATTACAACAATATTTTTTCACTCTAAACTCAAATCAAAGGAGGATTACACAAATGAATAAGCTCACAATCCTAATTACGACAGTTGGTGGCCTTACGAGTCCGGATCTTATTTATGCCCTTAAAAATAATGGAGAACGAGAAGTAGAGCTTCATGGAATCGATGCCTTTGAATGGGCCGTATGTAGAACCATGGTTAACTGTTTTGATGTCTCTCCCAATAGCGCGGAAGATGAGAGGGGGTTTGTAGACTTTATTAAAAACTACATAGAGAAATATCATATCGATATTATTATTCCTTGTGGCAATGAAGACAATCTAGTGCTAGCAAAATACAAAGATCAGATTAAGATTCCTATTCTTGTGGGCGATTATCACCATTTGATCTCTGCTTATGATAAGGGTGCAGTTTATCATTCTCTCCAAAAACATCTTCCACAACATGCCCCCAAATTTCAAATCATCAAAACACTTGATGATTTTTATCAAGCTCTAGACTTTTTGGATTTCCCAAAAAATAAGATTGTGATTAAGCCTCGTTTTGGAAGAGGTGGAAGAGGAGTTTATATCATAGGAAATCAGTTCAACTTTGATCATTTTTTTCACAAAAAACCAGAAAATGAAGTTGATATTGCGACAATTGAAAATATCTTGAAGCAACAAAAAACCTTTGAAGAACTGATTGTCATGGAATATCTCACCCCTCCATTTGTTAGTGCTTATTCCCTATGCCACAATGGAGAAAATCTTCTAACACTCGAACACATTAGAGAATGGGGAAGTGCTTCGCAAACTTATCGTGGAGTCGTTTCGTACAATGAAGAGTTAGAGCATTTATGTTCCAAAGTCATTGAAATCTTCAACTTAACTTATGCCAACAATATGGAACTAGCATATACACAAGATGGCAGATTAGTACTATTTGATCTCAATCCTAGACTTGGTGCAAGTAGTTCGATTGACACCGATTTGGGATTTAATTTTCCCTATCTTGCTATCAAGCTTCTCTTGGGAGAAGAAGTCAAAATCAACAAAAGCGGCCTTCCTTCTAAATCTCGCTTCTTAAGATATTTTTCTTTCCTGTGGCTTTAAAAATACAATGAGAGCTTATATCCTAGATCTTGACAATACGCTTTATGATGAAAATCAATATCTCTATTATGTTTTTTTGGATTTTTGGAATAGTCACAATTTAGAAAATCAGATTTTTCACGCAATCTGCAAAAAAGTCCTATCAGATGAAGTTAGAATTAAGTCCAAGGATATTTTCAAAACCTTTTTAGAAGCTTCTCCCCTTGGCTATTCTTCAGAGTATCACGATCAGCTTTTTTTGATTTATTCCTCAATTCAATGCAATCTTTCTTTATATCCAGACGCTCAAGATTTCTTGCATAGACTCAAAACTCTCAATATCCCTTTTGTTATTTTGACAAATGGTCCAATTCAAGCACAAAAAAATAAAATTCTAAATCTCAATATTCCGAGTGATTTAGTCTGCTATGCAAGAGAATTTGGAATCGAATATGAAAAGCCTCATCCCAAAGCTTTCTTAAGAGCTCTAGATTTTTTAAATCTCTCCCCACAACACTGCTATATGATCGGAGATAATCCACTCACTGATATCAAAGGCGCTCATCAAGTTGGAATCACACCAATCTGGCTCAAAAGGGGATATGCACAATTTTTAGAACCTCAATTTCAAAACAATAAATCCATTGAAACCTTTTGGGAATTGGAAAAAATATGAAAGTCCTGTGGGCTACATCAATCTACAACTGTTTAATGCATGAAATTTTTCTCGAAGATTATTTAAATAATCTCAATAACCAAACAGAACAAAACTTTGATCTCTTGCTTTTTCTTGATTGTATAAATTTAAAAACCATAGAAACAAAAATACAAGATTATAAAAACCTTAAACAAAAAAAAGTCTTCTTTTTTCATCAAGAAAAAGCTTTCTTATCCCCAACACAGATACGACAATTTCTTATCAATAAGGCCCATAAATTATCCTATGATCTATTAATCTTTTCGGACTTTGATGAAATTTCAGGCATTAATCGTGTAGAAAAAACATTGCAACAAATTCATACACACCACTTTGCTTTCAATAGTTTTTTTCCTGCGGATGCGAATTTATTTAAACTTTCCAATCAACATTTTTATTACCAAATTAATGCTCCCAAGTTGCTCGATACCCTATCGCCCCTCTTGCATAAAAATTTTATTGGCTTTGGCAATATTGCGCTAAAAATTAATCATCCATTTTTTTCAAATTTTTACATTCCAAACAGTATTCTAGCCCCAGACTGGTTTTTAGCTTCTTGGATGCTCATTAATAATTTATCTGGCATACAAATACAAGACACTTACAACCTTTATCGGCAGCACACAGAATCATTTATCGGATTCGACGGAGCACTTGATGAAAAGAGGCTTGAATTGGGTATTGCTGTGAAAATTAAACATTATCAACATTTTCAAAAAATAAGCCCTATCTACAGAAGACTTTTTATTCAAACCTTAAAGTTACAGACTTTTTTATCTTCCAAAGAAAACAAAAGAAAATATATTAGAATTATAAATACAAACTTTTGCACATCAAAATTTTGTTGGTGGGAAAATATCAAAATGCTTAAGGAGATTGCTCAATGGATTTAACCTCATTAAAAGAACCCTATATTATAGCAGAAATAGGATGCAATCATAATGGAGACATAGATTTGGCAATAGAGATGATCAATCAAGCCAAACGCTGTGGAGCCAATGCTGTAAAATTTCAATTCTTTGACGAAAAATTGTGTACAAATAAATATTTAGATGAACTTGATAAAGGAATTGTTAAACTTGAAAATGTAGACAAATGGGAAAGCAAAGGTTTAAATCTCCATAATATTCGAGATCAAATTAGAGCTTTCTCCAACACCAAAGAAGAATTTCAACTTTTAAGAGATTATTGCAAGAAAATTAATATTGATTTTGGATGCACAGCAGAAGATGCTTATGGCGTAGAAGTTGTTTCTTCGTTGGATAGCGATTTTTTAAAAATTGCTTCAAATGATCTAAATAATCCCAGCACAATTCAAGCAGCAATTCAATCCCAAAAACCTATTATAATTTCTACAGGTATGGCCTCCTTAGAAGAAATTGATTTAGCTTATTCTCTTTTTAGGGAAGCAAATTACAAAAACTTCGCATTGTTGCATTGCGTATCCATTTATCCACCACGCAATGAAATTGTTAATCTAAACTTTATCAATACCCTACAGTCTATCTATGATTGCGAAATTGGCTATTCTGACCACACTCTAGGATATTCTATCTCTCTTGCAGCAATCGCCAAGGGAGCCAAGATTATCGAAAAGCACTTTACTCTTGATAAAAATATGGAAGGATGGGACCACAAAGTTTCAGCTGATCCAAAAGATTTGGAAATTATTTGCAAAGAAGGGAAAAATATCTTTGAATGTCTTGGCAATAGATACAAGGTAGTCTCTCAAGATGAGCTTGAAAAACGAGAAAAATTTAGAAAAAGTGCCACATCGGCAAGAGATATCAAAGAGGGTGAAATTATCACTGATCAGGATATTGTCTATAGACGTCCAGGCACAGGCATCACCCCAGTAGAAGCAAAGTGGCTAATCGGAAGAAAAGCTCGACAAGATATTAGCGAAGACACAACTCTTCTTTGGGATTATTTTGTCTAAGCAGGTTATTGTCATCTCCACTCATCCAGATGATGAGACACTAGGAGCAGGAGGAACGCTACTCAAACATATCGCACAAGGAGATCATGTTCATTGCATTTTTTGCACAGATATCTTTGAAGAAGAAGGTTTCTCCAAAGAATCTGTTTTGATTAGAGAAAAGGAAATTACACAGGTTATCAACTCCTATAATTTCACCTCTACTCATCGGTTAGGTCTCAAAACAATGAAGGTGGATGAATATACTAAAAGCACCTTGGTGACAAAATTTTCTCAAATCTTTCAAAGCATTCAGCCCAATATTCTTTATCTACCCTTTTGCGATGATGTTCATAGCGATCATCGTGCAATCTTTGAGGCCGTATTTTCTTGCACAAAATCTTTTCGATATCCAAGCATCCAAAAAGTTCTCATGATGGAAACCCTGAGCGAAACAGAATTTGCTCCAAGCCTTCCGCACAAAAGCTTTATCCCCAATGTCTTTGTTGATATCACGGACTT
The DNA window shown above is from Helicobacter kayseriensis and carries:
- a CDS encoding ANL family adenylate-forming protein; this translates as MANLLQKLQAFGKQNALICNNQTYSYEQLLEKVSFYSLQTKILPPHSRVVIHDDYSLDSIAIFIALMTHKHTIIPIISDQELQQKQSECSANFIFSKENNYSPTPINAKQKDNFSLGEHSGLILFSSGSTGKPKAMIHNLDELISRFNNKKPKQLNMLLFLMFDHIGGINTLLNILSTGQTAIIPQNRKDVHHIAHLIEQYQVTILPTSPTFLNLILLNKVHLTHDLSSLKMITYGTESMPQSLLSRLQEAFPKTKFLQTFGTSETGIMQTSSEKSGSLFMKISDPSVQYKVVNNELWIKSPTQVLGYLNASMESFEDGYFKTGDLVETKLINGEEYIRIIGRSKELINVGGEKVLPQEIEGIILQIDGVMDCLVYGESNPITGQSVSCDVIIDKEKINQNDIKKIIRSFCKDKIERYKIPSKVTPVTSLSFSERFKKTRQTIKEENK
- a CDS encoding SDR family oxidoreductase: MLRDTLHDIQHSTIKSAQQNHKTTALEIIHLPYGINKASFKFIMTEMIQEWSKVYDEQYIQQISQEYPLGIGMPKQITPLICFLLSLDSSWITGQNIIINGGASL
- a CDS encoding acyl carrier protein; the protein is MEQKVYRILGDILQIKVDHSTSISMHNTPEWSSIAHIDIIMSLEEEFNILFSEDDLPLLISQEAIISKVSQLVNAQ
- a CDS encoding HAD-IIIC family phosphatase yields the protein MIDLYSKNLKRSDLLHFQNTCDELIHKSITINIHRNHAFEPVGSIINAFLSQSGLIAKFQIGPYDDSLSFDNLQKSHLEIIWVDLSRYKNNPLEHISKQIKYLKTLTTSPILPIFMDIHCRFNLSHLQEDNVLFLSSFIQQEDLDDKKSSITGTRLGNKACIKIAQFLGLREIPSLLLPSLKAIVLDLDNTLYSGILGEDGIDNLVLTQEHKKLQEKILDYKNKGFLLALASKNEEQHVQEMFHKRKDFPLQWKDFDTKEVNWNPKSQNIQKIAQFFNFGLDSLLFIDDNIAEIESVKSLNIKTILAISPTKVLETLELFPQMHKKAITNEDILRSADIQANQLRQQLSNLSQKEYFQNLQISLIFSIDNLNNIQRITELLNKTNQFISGYTRPTLNQVEEWFRNPHLSIATIAMSDKLSDSGIIAIFIGEKIKHQLALRDLCISCRALGRKLEEIMLFKAISLLKEKLGILSPTTDIYFKKGERNSPFLDFLQKLPQHSASQNIYTTIDEIVNTDGLNIKEEKNERF
- a CDS encoding acyltransferase — translated: MKDFDSFMQSQYNEGFYSHKELQQIGFASIGKNVLLSRLAKIYGASKISLGNNVRIDDFVILSGKIEIGNFVHIGAFSSITGGNSGVIVGDFCNMSSYCKIFAVSDNFFEGYLAGSCIPANFRKLRDAQVVLERFNNFGSHSLALPESYFPTGSSLGPMSVNLGKKFEEWGYYLGNPARKLSLIDQNQVLKLEKEFLSSIKETMGGGDKQYQTITDIKRIAS
- a CDS encoding acyltransferase; translation: MNHLMQSQYNEGFYSYEELQKIGFASVGKNVLLSRLARIYGASKISIGNNVRIDDFVILSGKIKIGNFVHIGAFSSITGGDSGVTIGDFCGMSSHVKVLAISDDYSGETLTNPCIPNQYKNITKKQIIIEKHCIVGCGSTILPNAFLSEGSSIGAMSLIVRKTKPWGVYFGIPAKRIKERKKDLLKLEKEFLSSIKETMGGGIN
- a CDS encoding methionyl-tRNA formyltransferase; its protein translation is MRKIKIGYFADGIWSHYAFLKIKNDPRFEFAFIVPRFDTQDHTLFDFAQRFSIPYIKSKDINSEEFIKKINHYQSEIFVSMSFNQIFKEPLISLPKLKTINCHAGKLPSYRGRNILNWVLINDEKEFGITVHYIDEGIDTGDIILQRTYPISEQDDYSTLLKKAHIECATVLHEALILFYNHQVFPTPQDHERGFYCPMRILGDELIDWNQNSRNIFNFIRSLNTPNLGAKSYIDQKPITIFKSQLIPNAPNYISTPGVVVGVHKNDIIVKTLDNTIRITDYLFDGKIKIGDRLKNETNL
- a CDS encoding GNAT family N-acetyltransferase is translated as MRQIYKYNMKRFLEGELVDLYIPSEKFIQTNQTFEWWNNSKITKFLESGIKRNTLDDQLEYFKNTQNITFFYDDKTSIIGTTILQDINASKKTAIIGFIRGEAKKDNTPPLQTLEAIAHTMDYAFNTLELERIFAIHHIGHIRFSHLLSLLGYRLEGIFRKDFIKNDWSEIDDRIHTVCHREDYNLIISKRGGSLWDQHKKMLQRAKLLPKTPFHILLQDFFNSHRDYYNNIFSL
- a CDS encoding ATP-grasp domain-containing protein, giving the protein MNKLTILITTVGGLTSPDLIYALKNNGEREVELHGIDAFEWAVCRTMVNCFDVSPNSAEDERGFVDFIKNYIEKYHIDIIIPCGNEDNLVLAKYKDQIKIPILVGDYHHLISAYDKGAVYHSLQKHLPQHAPKFQIIKTLDDFYQALDFLDFPKNKIVIKPRFGRGGRGVYIIGNQFNFDHFFHKKPENEVDIATIENILKQQKTFEELIVMEYLTPPFVSAYSLCHNGENLLTLEHIREWGSASQTYRGVVSYNEELEHLCSKVIEIFNLTYANNMELAYTQDGRLVLFDLNPRLGASSSIDTDLGFNFPYLAIKLLLGEEVKINKSGLPSKSRFLRYFSFLWL
- a CDS encoding HAD family hydrolase, producing MRAYILDLDNTLYDENQYLYYVFLDFWNSHNLENQIFHAICKKVLSDEVRIKSKDIFKTFLEASPLGYSSEYHDQLFLIYSSIQCNLSLYPDAQDFLHRLKTLNIPFVILTNGPIQAQKNKILNLNIPSDLVCYAREFGIEYEKPHPKAFLRALDFLNLSPQHCYMIGDNPLTDIKGAHQVGITPIWLKRGYAQFLEPQFQNNKSIETFWELEKI
- a CDS encoding N-acetylneuraminate synthase family protein, whose product is MDLTSLKEPYIIAEIGCNHNGDIDLAIEMINQAKRCGANAVKFQFFDEKLCTNKYLDELDKGIVKLENVDKWESKGLNLHNIRDQIRAFSNTKEEFQLLRDYCKKINIDFGCTAEDAYGVEVVSSLDSDFLKIASNDLNNPSTIQAAIQSQKPIIISTGMASLEEIDLAYSLFREANYKNFALLHCVSIYPPRNEIVNLNFINTLQSIYDCEIGYSDHTLGYSISLAAIAKGAKIIEKHFTLDKNMEGWDHKVSADPKDLEIICKEGKNIFECLGNRYKVVSQDELEKREKFRKSATSARDIKEGEIITDQDIVYRRPGTGITPVEAKWLIGRKARQDISEDTTLLWDYFV
- a CDS encoding PIG-L deacetylase family protein, translating into MSKQVIVISTHPDDETLGAGGTLLKHIAQGDHVHCIFCTDIFEEEGFSKESVLIREKEITQVINSYNFTSTHRLGLKTMKVDEYTKSTLVTKFSQIFQSIQPNILYLPFCDDVHSDHRAIFEAVFSCTKSFRYPSIQKVLMMETLSETEFAPSLPHKSFIPNVFVDITDFIDQKCQIMQIYKSEIAPPPFPRSVENIRALALYRGSTMGGIKSPTYAEAFMLLKEKL